The stretch of DNA CGCTGCCAGTGAGGCGGCGCGACCCGGCGGGGATGGCCGACCGCGCCCGCGGCGCGCTGCTCGGCCTGGCGGCCGGCGACGCCCTCGGCGCCGCGGTCGAGTGGCTCCACCCCGAGCAGATCCACGCCCGCTACGGCGGCCCGCTGCGCGACCTGGTCGAGTCGCCGCCGTGGGAGCGGGGCGAGTGGACGGACGACACCGCGATGGCCATGGAGCTCGCGACCAGCCTGGCGGAGAAGGGCGAGTACGACGAGGAGGACGTCTTCTCGCGGTACGCGATGTGGGCGCGGTCCGGCCCGAAGGACATCGGCTCGACCGTCGCCGCGGCGCTGATGCGGGCCCGGTCGGTGGACGAGGCCCGGGGCCTGGCGGCCGCCTACCACGAGTCGAGCGGCGGCATGAGCGTCGGCAACGGGTCGCTCATGCGCACGGCGCCGCTCGCGCTGCGCTACCGAAACGACGCCGGCGCGCTCGAGCGGATCTCGCGCGAGGAGTCGTCCATCACGCATTACGACCCGCTCGCCGGCGACGCCTGCGCGTGGCTCAACCTCACGCTGGCGGCGCTCGTGCGGGGGCGCAAGCTGCCGCGGTCGACGTCCGCCGCGGCCACGGCGGCCGAGGAGGCAATCGGCGCGTCCGAGCAGGTGCTCGCGGCCGAGGCGCAGGAGCGGATGGGCTTCGTCCTGACGGCGCTTCGGATCGGCTTTGCGGCGGCGTTCGGCCGGCCCGACGTCGAGTCGGCGGTCGTGTTCGCGGTCAACATGGGCGGCGATGCCGACACGAACGGCGCCGTCGCCGGCGCCCTCGCCGGCGCCCGCCACGGCGCGGCCACCATCCCGGCCCGCTGGATCGAGCCGCTGCTCGCCCACGAGCGCATCGGCGGCCTCGCCAACCGGCTCGTACGGGCCTAGGTATCCTCTGCGGGTTCCGTCGCAGGGAGGAGCGCCCGTGGTTGAAGCACCAGATCGAAACCTCGCACTCGAGCTCGTGCGGGTCACCGAGGCGGCCGCGCTCGCCTGCGCCCGGTGGGTCGGGTTCGGCGACAAGATCGCCGCCGACCGGGCCGCCGTCGACGCGATGCGCCACATGCTGGCGACCGTGGAGATGGACGGCGTCGTCGTGATCGGCGAGGGGGAGAAGGACGAGGCGCCGATGCTCTTCAACGGCGAGCGCATCGGCACCCACCAGGGCGTCGCCGTCGACGTGGCGGTCGACCCGCTCGAGGGGACGGAGCTCGTCGCCCGTGGCCAGCCGAACGCGCTCGCGGTCGTCGCCGCGTCGGAGTCGGGGACGATGTTCGACCCCGGCCCATGCGTCTACATGGAGAAGCTCGCCTGCGGCGCCGACATCGACGAGCCGCTCGACCTCGACGCGCCCATGGAGGAGACGCTCGAGATGGTCGCCCGGGCCAAGGGCGGCCGCGTCCGCGACCTGATGGTGGTGATCCTCGACCGGCCCCGGCACGAGGAGATGGTGGGGCGCATCCGCAAGGCCGGCGCCCGCATCCGCTTCATCCCGCACGGCGACGTGGCGGGGTCGATGATGGCGGCGACGCCGGATACCGGCATCGACCTGCTCTGGGGCATCGGCGGGACGCCCGAGGGCGTGCTCTCCGCGGCGGCGTTCAAGTGCCTCGGCGGCCAGCTGGTCGGCCGGCTGTGGCCGCGCGACGAGGACGAGGCGAGGCGCGCCCGCGACGCGGGGTACGACCTCGACAAGGTGCTCTCCGTCGACGATCTGATCCGGGGCGAGAACGTCTTCTTCGCCGCCACCGGCGTCACCGACGGCGACCTGCTCCGGGGGGTGCGCTACCAGCGCGGCGGGGCGCGGACGCAGTCGCTCGTGATGCGCTCGAAGTCGGGGACGGTGCGCACGCTCCAGGCGACACACTCGCTGGAGAAGCTGGCCGCGGTGGCCGGCGAGCGCTACCGCTGATGTAAAGCCTGCTTGACATCTCGTGCATGTCAAGCTAGCTTTACACCATGCAGAACCTGATCCGAGAGCTGCGCGCATCCGCGGGCCTGTCGCAGGGCAAGCTCGCGACCGAGATGGGGGTCTCGCGGCAAACGATCAACGCGATCGAGACGGGCCGTTACACCCCGTCGCTGCCGCTCGCCATCGCCCTCGCGCGGTTCTTCTCCCGTCCAGTTGAGGAGGTCTTCGATGCAGATGCGGATGCGAATGATGCATAGGTCGAGATGGCTCGTCCCGGGCTTCTCCGTTGCCCTGGGCTTCGTCTACCTGGCCGTCCAGTGGGCGAACGACGACCCGGGCGGCGGGCTGGTGAGCCTGGCGATCATGGTCGCGTTCGCGGCCGTGCTGGTCGCGTTCAGCGGCCGCAGCAGCGCGGTCGAGGTGATGCGCAACCCCCGTGCCGACGAGCGCTCCGCCATGCTCGACCTGCGGGCGACGGCCTTCGCCGGCCTCGTGGTCATCACCGCGATCATCGCGGCGGTGTTCTACGAGCTCGCCCGCGGCGGCGACCCGTCGCCGTACGCCCAGCTCGGCGCGATCGGAGGCGTCGCCTACCTGGTCGCGCTCTTCGTGCTCCAGCGCCGGTCGTAGTGAATGGCCGGTGCCTGGCACCGGCTATTCATGCCACCGCCCGGAGGTCGACCACCGTCGCCCCGGTCAGCTCGACCAGCTCGGCGGTGGCGACTTCCACGATGTGGCCGCGGTTGCCGGCGTTCAGGCAGATGCGCGCGAACTCCTCGGCGCCCACGTCGAGGAACACCCGCAGCCGCTTGCGCGAGCCGAGCGGGCTGATCCCGCCCACCTGGTAGCCGGTCGCGCGCTCGGCCTCCTTGGGCTCGGCCAGACGTGAGTGCTTCACGCCGGCGGCCGCGGCGAGCTTCTTCGGCGAGAGCACCGCGTCGGCCGCGAGGAGGGCGAACACGAGCTCGTCGCCCGCCCTGGCGACGAGGCTCTTGAACATCCGCGCCGGCTCCACATCCAGGTCGGCGGCGGCCTGGAGGGCGCCTCCCTCGGAGCTGTACGCGTAGCGCATGAGCCGGTGCTCGACGCCGGCCGTGCGCAGCGCAGTCGTTCCCCGAGTCTCGCTCACCGCCGCTCCCGCTAAGATTGCGCCCCAGTCCGGCCAAGGAGCGCCCCGTGCGAGATTACACGCCCGAATACGAGTCCTTCCGCGACGACGCCGTCGCCGTCATCAACGGCCTCGCCGTCGTGGTCGCGCTGGCCGGCACGTGGACGCGGCCCATCTACATGGGCATGATCGGGCTCATCATCGCCCTGTTCGGGTACTTCCTGGACCCGCGCTCCAAGGGCGGCCACATCCTGGCCGTCGTCCTGATCACCATCTTCGCGATCCTCGAGACGTGGTGGTGGCAGGGCAAGACGATCTTTTGAGCGTGGGGGAACTCAGGTTCCCGCACGAGCCCCCTCCGTAAAGCGGCGGGGCGGATCGCAGGGGCGCTCCGACGAGAGCGGTCTCGTCGGAGCCACATCGGCGCGTCCCCCATCAAACACATGGCTCAGGCGGGACGTTCGACCGGCAGCCGGCTGAACACGTGCGACTGCCCGCCGACCTGGCAGGCGACGTCGACCACATGCTCGGTCCTGTAGCGGCCGAAGAAGAACCCGCGGAAGAGGCTGCGCGCGTTCTCGTCCTTCGGCGGGACGAGCTCCTGCGCGAACACGATCCAGGCCCCGGCGACCTCGAAGTCGGTGCCCTCGGTCTGCTCGACGCCGTTCACGTAGACCTGGAAGGGGCGGCTCATGCCGTCGGGCACCTGTACGCGTGATCCGTTCATCTCGGAATAGATTACGGGTATGGCTGACCTCGACCCCTTCGGCGCACGCGCCACGCTCCCCGGCGGCGAGGCGCTCTACCGCCTCGACCGCATCGTCGACCCGCTGACGCTCCCCTACACGGTGTGCGTGCTGCTCGAGAACCTGCTGCGCAGGGTCGGCACGGTGCACGTTCGCGAGGAGGACGTGCGCGCGCTGGCGGCGTGGCCGAACCCGGCGCCGGACGCGCAGCTGGCGTTCATGCCCGCCCGCGTG from Gaiellales bacterium encodes:
- a CDS encoding helix-turn-helix transcriptional regulator; the encoded protein is MQNLIRELRASAGLSQGKLATEMGVSRQTINAIETGRYTPSLPLAIALARFFSRPVEEVFDADADANDA
- a CDS encoding YbaK/EbsC family protein; protein product: MSETRGTTALRTAGVEHRLMRYAYSSEGGALQAAADLDVEPARMFKSLVARAGDELVFALLAADAVLSPKKLAAAAGVKHSRLAEPKEAERATGYQVGGISPLGSRKRLRVFLDVGAEEFARICLNAGNRGHIVEVATAELVELTGATVVDLRAVA
- the glpX gene encoding class II fructose-bisphosphatase, whose protein sequence is MVEAPDRNLALELVRVTEAAALACARWVGFGDKIAADRAAVDAMRHMLATVEMDGVVVIGEGEKDEAPMLFNGERIGTHQGVAVDVAVDPLEGTELVARGQPNALAVVAASESGTMFDPGPCVYMEKLACGADIDEPLDLDAPMEETLEMVARAKGGRVRDLMVVILDRPRHEEMVGRIRKAGARIRFIPHGDVAGSMMAATPDTGIDLLWGIGGTPEGVLSAAAFKCLGGQLVGRLWPRDEDEARRARDAGYDLDKVLSVDDLIRGENVFFAATGVTDGDLLRGVRYQRGGARTQSLVMRSKSGTVRTLQATHSLEKLAAVAGERYR
- a CDS encoding ADP-ribosylglycohydrolase family protein, encoding LPVRRRDPAGMADRARGALLGLAAGDALGAAVEWLHPEQIHARYGGPLRDLVESPPWERGEWTDDTAMAMELATSLAEKGEYDEEDVFSRYAMWARSGPKDIGSTVAAALMRARSVDEARGLAAAYHESSGGMSVGNGSLMRTAPLALRYRNDAGALERISREESSITHYDPLAGDACAWLNLTLAALVRGRKLPRSTSAAATAAEEAIGASEQVLAAEAQERMGFVLTALRIGFAAAFGRPDVESAVVFAVNMGGDADTNGAVAGALAGARHGAATIPARWIEPLLAHERIGGLANRLVRA